From a region of the Acidimicrobiales bacterium genome:
- a CDS encoding CoA transferase has translation MRDFLPQIGAALDSPDVGAWPVVEERAVQSLPSVFAVSDLACASIAAATSEVSAYASDLTGEPPGVVDVDRRLASIWFAGSIVPDGWQVPPAWDAVAGDYEAADGWLKLHTNAPHHRAAALRVLGVRPDRDAVAAAVSKWSADELESAVVEAGGAAAAMRSISQWKVHPNGSAVGAEPLITLYPGAVGESSGDRVEVETLSRTRPLAGIRVLDLTRVLAGPVATRFLAGWGADVLRIDPFDWFEDGLVPEVTLGKRCARLDLKTSEGLDVVTALLEQADVVVHGYRPDALERLGLGAERRQQVRPGLVDVSLDAFGWTGPWALRRGFDSLVQMSSGIADAGMAAAGADRPKPLPVQALDHAAGYLMAAAAVRGLRHRNSTGVGAIGRLSLARTAALLIDGPPGRLDSQFDPVAPDDVAPDVEATPWGPAHRVKSPMTIDGKGPLWLRPATTLGSHPPAWS, from the coding sequence ATGCGTGACTTCTTGCCGCAGATCGGCGCTGCCCTCGATTCTCCGGACGTGGGCGCCTGGCCTGTCGTCGAGGAGAGGGCGGTCCAGAGCCTGCCCTCGGTGTTCGCAGTCTCCGATCTGGCGTGCGCGTCGATCGCCGCCGCCACGTCAGAGGTCTCGGCGTATGCGTCCGATCTGACGGGCGAGCCGCCGGGGGTCGTCGACGTCGATCGGCGGCTGGCGTCGATCTGGTTCGCCGGATCGATCGTTCCTGACGGGTGGCAGGTTCCGCCGGCATGGGATGCGGTCGCCGGCGACTATGAGGCCGCCGACGGCTGGTTGAAACTGCACACGAACGCGCCCCACCATCGCGCCGCCGCGCTGAGGGTGCTGGGCGTGCGACCCGACCGCGATGCCGTCGCTGCGGCGGTGTCCAAGTGGTCGGCCGACGAGCTCGAAAGCGCCGTGGTCGAGGCCGGGGGAGCGGCCGCCGCGATGCGATCCATCTCTCAATGGAAGGTTCACCCCAATGGATCGGCCGTCGGTGCCGAACCGCTGATAACCCTTTATCCAGGCGCTGTAGGTGAGTCATCTGGAGATCGAGTAGAGGTCGAGACTTTGTCACGTACGCGACCTCTGGCAGGAATCCGCGTGCTCGACCTGACCAGGGTGCTGGCAGGCCCGGTGGCAACGCGGTTCTTGGCCGGGTGGGGTGCCGACGTGCTGCGCATAGATCCGTTCGACTGGTTCGAGGATGGGCTGGTTCCTGAGGTCACCCTCGGGAAGAGGTGCGCGCGCCTAGACCTGAAGACTTCAGAAGGCCTGGATGTCGTCACTGCGCTACTGGAACAGGCCGACGTCGTCGTGCACGGCTACCGGCCAGACGCCCTCGAGCGCCTCGGCCTGGGCGCCGAGCGTCGGCAACAGGTTCGTCCCGGGTTGGTCGACGTCTCGCTGGATGCGTTCGGCTGGACTGGGCCGTGGGCCCTGCGGCGAGGGTTCGACAGCCTGGTACAGATGAGCTCGGGCATAGCCGACGCCGGCATGGCTGCGGCCGGCGCCGACAGACCCAAACCCCTGCCGGTACAGGCACTGGACCACGCCGCCGGATATCTGATGGCAGCCGCCGCGGTCAGGGGTCTGCGTCACCGCAATTCGACCGGGGTGGGGGCCATTGGCCGCCTGTCGTTGGCCCGAACGGCGGCGCTGCTGATCGATGGCCCTCCGGGTCGTCTCGACTCGCAATTCGACCCTGTCGCGCCCGACGACGTCGCGCCCGACGTCGAGGCCACGCCCTGGGGCCCGGCACACCGGGTCAAGTCTCCCATGACCATCGACGGTAAAGGCCCGCTGTGGCTTCGGCCGGCCACGACCTTGGGCTCACACCCCCCAGCGTGGTCCTGA
- a CDS encoding tyrosine-protein phosphatase, with amino-acid sequence MSKWGPRSRDGGIDRIPLPIPDGELWLCGKHAIGPDVGAAMLRANGAGTVVCLTERYELADRYPDYVAWLDTNAADSPVHGRAAAIWHPIPDLHAPSLDDAEALVTRIVDRLDDGEGVLMHCAAGIGRAGTMATLVLMAVGLNVTEALWTVGQHRPMAGPEVGAQMDLVEAFSRR; translated from the coding sequence ATGAGCAAGTGGGGTCCCAGGTCCAGAGACGGCGGCATCGACCGCATTCCACTGCCCATCCCCGACGGTGAACTGTGGCTGTGCGGCAAGCATGCGATCGGCCCCGACGTCGGCGCCGCGATGCTGCGGGCGAACGGTGCGGGCACTGTGGTGTGCCTAACCGAGCGCTACGAGCTGGCCGACAGATATCCCGACTATGTCGCCTGGCTCGACACCAACGCCGCTGACTCGCCGGTCCACGGACGCGCCGCCGCTATTTGGCACCCCATACCCGACCTGCACGCTCCGAGCCTCGACGACGCCGAAGCACTGGTAACCCGCATCGTCGATCGGCTCGACGACGGCGAGGGCGTGTTGATGCATTGCGCGGCGGGCATCGGTCGGGCAGGCACCATGGCCACCCTCGTGCTGATGGCGGTGGGGCTCAACGTCACCGAGGCCCTCTGGACCGTTGGCCAGCATCGTCCAATGGCGGGTCCCGAGGTCGGCGCGCAGATGGATCTGGTCGAAGCGTTCAGTCGCCGCTGA
- a CDS encoding enoyl-CoA hydratase-related protein → METIQYSVSEGVAHIRFNRPEGANAVNPTFAADLRAAMLEAAYDDAVRSVAVTAEGKVFCAGGDLKFFNDCGDALPQTAADMLVDFHGAIYLMNSMEKVVVASVGGAAGGAGLSIVSSFDLVVASENAKFTMAYTRAAMTPDGTSTYFLGRHIGLRRALDLTLTNRVLTADEAEAWGLVNRVVPKGEADQAALDLAAQMAAGASSALGKAKRLIYEGFDSALPEAGEREGMAITAAMASANGKEGIAAFVEKREPNFG, encoded by the coding sequence ATGGAGACGATCCAATACAGCGTCAGCGAAGGCGTAGCGCACATCCGCTTCAATCGGCCAGAGGGCGCCAACGCGGTCAACCCGACGTTTGCTGCCGATCTGCGCGCCGCGATGCTCGAGGCCGCCTACGACGACGCAGTGCGTTCGGTTGCCGTAACCGCCGAGGGCAAGGTGTTCTGCGCTGGCGGCGACCTCAAGTTCTTCAACGACTGCGGTGACGCTCTGCCCCAGACCGCGGCCGACATGTTGGTCGACTTCCACGGCGCGATCTACCTGATGAACAGCATGGAGAAGGTTGTGGTGGCCTCGGTCGGCGGTGCGGCCGGCGGCGCGGGCCTGTCGATCGTCTCGTCGTTCGACCTGGTGGTCGCATCCGAGAACGCCAAGTTCACGATGGCCTACACGCGTGCGGCGATGACCCCCGACGGAACATCCACCTACTTCCTGGGTCGTCACATCGGGCTTCGTCGCGCGCTCGACCTGACCCTGACCAACCGTGTGCTGACCGCCGACGAGGCCGAGGCGTGGGGCCTGGTCAACCGGGTCGTACCCAAGGGCGAGGCCGACCAGGCAGCGCTCGATCTGGCGGCTCAGATGGCGGCAGGTGCGTCGTCGGCTCTCGGCAAGGCCAAGCGCCTGATCTACGAGGGCTTCGATTCGGCGCTGCCCGAAGCGGGCGAACGTGAGGGCATGGCCATCACCGCCGCGATGGCATCGGCCAACGGCAAGGAGGGCATCGCCGCCTTCGTCGAAAAGCGCGAACCGAACTTCGGCTGA
- a CDS encoding O-methyltransferase produces the protein MVEPTADHLIVRLDGDGDAEAVEAAIGEAARSGVAMAIRFDLGRGVSRDVARSVARSMWGYGDLLARNCVGLGLVVAPDDDPDEVLAALGRLTVPATALHDGSLLDGWIAGQLAAGAQRVRPVASGRTVGASPQLYDYVLDHMSQPLDSTAAELAETTRQRFGAMAGMNIGEDQGRFLKLLVEMTGARTAVEIGTFTGMSALWVARGLGPEGTLHCFDISDEYPAVGRPYWQRAGVDDRIQLHIGPAAERLDDLGDQAIDFAFIDADKAGYASYIEALLPRMSPRGLIVLDNVLWSGMVAGPPAPGDTGALQDLNDHLAGRADLDVLMLTIGDGITLIRKR, from the coding sequence ATGGTTGAACCAACAGCAGACCACTTGATCGTCCGGCTCGACGGCGACGGCGACGCCGAGGCTGTCGAAGCCGCGATCGGCGAGGCGGCGCGATCTGGGGTGGCCATGGCGATCAGGTTCGACCTGGGCCGGGGGGTTTCACGCGACGTCGCCAGGAGTGTTGCCCGTTCGATGTGGGGGTACGGAGACCTGCTGGCTCGCAACTGTGTTGGATTGGGCCTGGTGGTCGCCCCCGACGACGACCCCGACGAGGTGCTCGCAGCCCTCGGGCGCCTGACGGTTCCGGCGACCGCTCTGCACGACGGTTCGCTGCTCGACGGCTGGATTGCAGGACAACTGGCGGCCGGTGCGCAGCGGGTGCGGCCTGTTGCCAGCGGCCGCACGGTCGGTGCGTCACCCCAGCTCTACGACTATGTGCTCGACCACATGAGCCAGCCGCTCGACTCGACCGCGGCCGAACTCGCCGAGACGACCCGCCAACGGTTCGGTGCCATGGCCGGCATGAACATCGGCGAGGATCAGGGCCGGTTCCTCAAGCTGCTGGTCGAGATGACAGGCGCTCGCACCGCGGTCGAGATCGGCACCTTCACCGGCATGTCCGCATTGTGGGTGGCGCGGGGCCTGGGCCCGGAGGGGACCTTGCACTGTTTCGACATCTCCGACGAATACCCGGCCGTCGGCCGACCCTATTGGCAGCGTGCCGGGGTCGACGATCGCATTCAGCTGCACATCGGTCCCGCCGCCGAGCGCCTGGACGACCTGGGCGATCAGGCAATCGACTTCGCCTTCATCGACGCCGACAAGGCGGGTTACGCGTCATACATCGAGGCTCTGCTTCCCCGAATGTCACCACGGGGCCTGATCGTTCTGGACAACGTCCTCTGGAGCGGCATGGTGGCTGGTCCGCCGGCACCCGGAGACACCGGAGCTCTGCAGGATCTGAACGACCACCTGGCCGGACGAGCCGACCTCGACGTCCTGATGCTGACCATCGGCGACGGCATCACCTTGATCCGCAAGCGCTGA
- a CDS encoding AMP-binding protein encodes MANPGHHAANRPDDPALIIADTGETLTWAGLHNMAVAAANHLHDLGLRPGDPVAFCLENRFEFAAMVWAAQYSGLRYTPISSRLTRDEIAYMVADCETTVLIHSNETAVAGEAAASAGRAVRVVDVDVPGAIDWREGAAQARFDRVEGITMLYSSGTTGRPKGVRRPAPPEPIEELPPGDRMLASAYGIEPASVYLSTAPLYHSAPLTFLLQMGRIGATTVVMRRFDAAGALEAIERYRVTHSQWVPTMFVRMLALPEADRNGRDLSSHVFAIHGAGPCPVHVKEAMLDWWGPIVHEYYAGTEGAGMCVIGPDEWLAHKGSVGRSIRGPVQILDDDGKPLGPGRIGQIWFANSADFSYHRDGAKTAGARGPGGSGTFGDIGYVDEDGYLYLTDRKSFTINAGGINIYPREVEEVLMKHPAVFDVAVFGIPNAEYGEEVKAVVQPATGLHASDELAVQLVEHCRTQLASFKLPRTIDFIDELPREPTGKLRVAQLRAQYTDLR; translated from the coding sequence ATGGCCAACCCCGGGCACCATGCTGCAAACCGCCCCGACGATCCGGCGCTGATCATCGCCGACACCGGCGAAACCCTGACCTGGGCCGGGTTGCACAACATGGCGGTGGCAGCCGCGAACCACCTGCACGACCTGGGTCTTCGCCCCGGCGATCCGGTGGCGTTCTGTCTCGAGAACCGCTTCGAGTTCGCTGCGATGGTGTGGGCCGCCCAGTACTCGGGCCTGCGCTACACCCCCATCTCGAGCCGGTTGACCCGAGACGAGATCGCCTACATGGTCGCCGACTGCGAGACGACGGTGCTGATCCACTCGAACGAAACGGCTGTTGCCGGTGAGGCGGCGGCCAGCGCGGGCCGGGCCGTTCGCGTCGTCGATGTCGACGTGCCGGGCGCGATCGATTGGCGCGAGGGTGCCGCCCAAGCCCGGTTCGATCGGGTCGAGGGCATCACCATGCTGTACTCGTCTGGCACCACTGGCCGCCCCAAGGGGGTCAGGCGTCCGGCGCCGCCCGAACCGATCGAAGAACTGCCGCCGGGCGACCGGATGCTGGCCTCGGCCTACGGCATCGAGCCCGCCAGCGTCTATCTGTCGACGGCGCCGCTGTATCACTCGGCACCGCTGACGTTCCTGCTGCAGATGGGTCGCATCGGAGCGACGACCGTGGTGATGCGGCGCTTCGACGCCGCCGGAGCGCTGGAAGCCATCGAGCGCTATCGGGTGACCCACAGCCAGTGGGTTCCGACCATGTTCGTGAGGATGCTGGCGCTGCCCGAGGCAGACCGAAACGGGCGCGACCTGTCGTCGCATGTGTTTGCCATCCACGGTGCAGGCCCGTGCCCGGTGCACGTGAAGGAAGCGATGCTCGACTGGTGGGGCCCGATCGTGCACGAGTACTACGCAGGCACCGAAGGCGCCGGCATGTGTGTGATCGGCCCCGACGAATGGCTTGCCCACAAGGGTTCGGTGGGCAGGTCTATCCGCGGGCCGGTGCAGATCCTGGACGACGACGGCAAGCCGCTGGGGCCTGGCCGGATCGGCCAGATCTGGTTTGCCAACAGCGCCGACTTCTCGTATCACCGCGACGGGGCCAAGACCGCGGGCGCCAGGGGCCCTGGCGGGTCGGGCACCTTCGGCGACATCGGCTATGTCGACGAGGACGGCTACCTGTACCTGACCGACCGCAAGTCGTTCACCATCAACGCCGGCGGCATCAACATCTACCCGCGCGAGGTCGAAGAGGTGCTGATGAAGCACCCGGCGGTGTTCGACGTCGCCGTGTTCGGCATACCCAATGCCGAGTATGGAGAGGAGGTCAAAGCCGTGGTGCAGCCTGCAACGGGGCTGCATGCCTCGGACGAGTTGGCCGTGCAGCTCGTCGAGCATTGCCGCACCCAGCTGGCATCGTTCAAGCTGCCCCGCACGATCGACTTCATCGACGAACTGCCCCGCGAACCGACGGGCAAGCTGAGGGTGGCCCAGCTGCGTGCCCAATACACCGATCTTCGGTGA
- a CDS encoding ABC-2 family transporter protein gives MRAARALARTWVGSMQDAWANRRSFWFQASVMIVNDSFWVVFWLIFFEQLGEVRGWVLADVMVLQAVLTAVGGVALGLLNNSRHLGRLIAQGAIDEALVLPVPTLAYLLVRRIEPVNMGDLAFGIGLFVVAGNPTPARAAAFVVAVFIGATALVSFLVLAGSTAFLGGRSDVGELGFHSVVLFASYPVDVFSGMVKVLMFTVVPAGFITALPTRFVRDLDPWVAVASAAFAVGLACVAALAFRAGLRRYTSGAMWVAA, from the coding sequence GTGAGGGCGGCGCGGGCCCTGGCCCGCACCTGGGTCGGCTCGATGCAGGACGCGTGGGCCAACCGACGGAGCTTCTGGTTCCAGGCGTCGGTCATGATCGTGAACGACTCGTTCTGGGTCGTGTTCTGGCTCATCTTCTTCGAGCAGCTGGGCGAGGTTAGGGGCTGGGTCCTCGCCGACGTGATGGTGCTGCAGGCTGTTCTCACCGCTGTTGGCGGCGTTGCGCTGGGTTTGCTCAACAACTCGCGTCATCTGGGGCGGCTGATCGCTCAGGGCGCCATCGACGAGGCGTTGGTGTTGCCGGTGCCGACGCTGGCATACCTTCTGGTCAGGCGTATCGAACCGGTCAACATGGGCGATCTGGCCTTTGGAATCGGCCTTTTCGTCGTGGCCGGCAACCCCACACCGGCTCGTGCTGCGGCCTTCGTCGTCGCGGTGTTCATCGGCGCAACGGCACTGGTGTCGTTTCTGGTGCTGGCGGGGTCGACGGCTTTCCTGGGCGGTCGGTCCGACGTTGGCGAACTGGGCTTTCACTCGGTGGTGCTGTTCGCTTCGTACCCGGTCGATGTGTTCAGCGGCATGGTGAAGGTCCTGATGTTCACCGTGGTGCCGGCGGGTTTCATCACCGCATTGCCCACACGGTTCGTCAGAGACCTCGATCCGTGGGTCGCGGTTGCCTCGGCGGCGTTCGCCGTTGGACTGGCTTGTGTGGCTGCACTGGCGTTTCGTGCCGGTCTGCGGCGCTACACCAGCGGTGCCATGTGGGTGGCGGCCTGA
- a CDS encoding ABC-2 family transporter protein, producing the protein MNRRIVEAARRSAAAEASKVAGDRGGLMVSGAFVIVVVAMLSALWRAAAEANGGAVVGYSAVALVWYVTVSEIATISQRMQFIDELGDDIGSGRVDAALLRPVPMFYLVWAAQVGGMVPRLAVCTAAAVPLSLIVIGAPPSWASLCLAAPALFLGLVVNITAQHVFAAVAFWLRNSRATWFVYQKFVFVVGGMLLPLEVLPDWLETLARWLPFMAMAYVPARLAAGFFEPELLLIQLAWLVVAFISAAAVFSWGERRLTAGVS; encoded by the coding sequence GTGAACCGGCGCATCGTCGAGGCCGCGCGTAGGTCGGCAGCCGCCGAAGCCTCCAAGGTTGCGGGCGACCGGGGCGGGCTGATGGTCAGCGGTGCGTTCGTGATCGTCGTCGTGGCCATGCTGTCGGCGCTGTGGCGTGCGGCCGCAGAGGCCAATGGGGGAGCGGTAGTCGGCTACTCGGCCGTCGCCCTCGTCTGGTACGTCACCGTGTCCGAGATCGCCACCATCAGTCAACGAATGCAGTTCATAGACGAACTCGGCGACGACATCGGCAGCGGACGGGTCGACGCTGCGCTGCTGCGGCCGGTTCCGATGTTCTATCTGGTGTGGGCGGCCCAGGTCGGGGGAATGGTGCCGCGCCTTGCTGTGTGCACGGCGGCGGCCGTGCCGCTGAGCCTGATCGTCATCGGCGCGCCGCCGTCGTGGGCCTCGTTGTGTTTGGCGGCGCCTGCGCTGTTCCTGGGGCTGGTGGTGAACATCACCGCCCAGCACGTGTTCGCGGCAGTCGCGTTCTGGTTGCGCAACTCGCGAGCCACATGGTTCGTTTACCAGAAGTTCGTATTTGTCGTGGGCGGCATGTTGTTGCCGCTCGAGGTGCTGCCCGACTGGCTCGAGACGCTGGCCCGGTGGCTTCCGTTCATGGCCATGGCCTACGTTCCGGCCCGGCTGGCGGCAGGATTCTTCGAGCCCGAACTGCTGTTGATACAGCTCGCCTGGTTGGTGGTCGCGTTCATCTCCGCTGCTGCGGTGTTCAGTTGGGGCGAGCGCCGACTGACGGCGGGTGTGTCGTGA
- a CDS encoding ATP-binding cassette domain-containing protein, translated as MGSGAITATDLTRTFETGRRSRRRVVEAVRGISFVVEPGERVAFIGPNGAGKSTSIKMLTGILHPTSGAATVAGMVPWADRRRLAERIGTLFGQRSQLWAELPSRAAYSMLAAIHGVDDDEAARRVAELGELLGATDLFDQPVRTLSLGQRMRCELAAALLHQPQILMLDEPSIGLDLVAKQRFRDLLVTLNKQRGTTILLTSHDVADIEVVADRTIIVNHGRIIIDDTVEAMRRTLLASKRVEVGLVHPVEVSSIDILGATLTRADATRLTFDVDTSLAAVRDVVDAVLDTLPVADLSVVDPPLEEVIAGVYEAGSS; from the coding sequence ATGGGCAGCGGGGCGATAACGGCGACTGATCTGACCCGCACGTTCGAGACCGGGCGCCGGTCGCGCCGCCGGGTTGTCGAAGCGGTCAGGGGAATCAGCTTCGTTGTCGAGCCAGGCGAACGGGTGGCGTTCATCGGACCGAACGGCGCCGGCAAGTCCACATCGATCAAGATGCTCACCGGCATATTGCACCCGACCTCTGGCGCGGCGACCGTGGCCGGGATGGTTCCCTGGGCCGACCGTCGTCGCCTCGCCGAACGCATCGGCACCCTGTTCGGCCAGAGGTCGCAGCTGTGGGCCGAGCTGCCGTCCAGGGCCGCCTACTCGATGCTTGCCGCCATCCACGGTGTCGACGACGACGAGGCCGCCCGACGGGTCGCAGAGTTGGGCGAATTGCTGGGGGCCACCGATCTGTTCGACCAGCCCGTGCGCACGCTGTCGTTGGGGCAGCGCATGCGTTGCGAGCTGGCCGCCGCCTTGTTGCATCAGCCCCAGATCTTGATGCTGGACGAACCCTCGATCGGTCTCGACCTGGTGGCCAAACAGCGCTTTCGGGACCTGCTGGTGACGTTGAACAAGCAGCGCGGCACCACCATCTTGCTGACCTCGCACGACGTCGCCGACATCGAGGTGGTGGCCGATCGCACCATCATCGTCAACCACGGTCGCATCATCATCGACGACACCGTCGAGGCCATGCGGCGCACGCTGCTGGCGTCGAAGCGGGTCGAGGTGGGGCTCGTCCACCCGGTCGAGGTGTCCTCGATCGACATCTTGGGCGCAACCCTCACCCGCGCCGACGCCACCCGGTTGACATTCGACGTCGACACCTCGCTGGCCGCGGTGCGCGACGTCGTAGACGCGGTGCTGGACACGTTGCCGGTCGCCGATCTCTCGGTCGTAGACCCACCTTTGGAAGAGGTCATCGCCGGTGTGTACGAGGCGGGCTCGTCGTGA
- a CDS encoding Crp/Fnr family transcriptional regulator: protein MLEQTQLGQLDEAALAAAELCVHRRALQRGQVLFNEGDIGSSMYVLLSGRIELQVSSAAGHVLTLHVVQPGEIFGEVALVVDEHRRTSRGKALENSVVGVLARSDFERLRIAYACFDRLLVSVLARRVQRTTVQALELKLPPETRVWRRMAALALAYGDQPIGLTQSALAELAGTVRQTANRVIREGAEAGVLVTGRGSLQIIDPKRLAELAESAG from the coding sequence GTGCTCGAACAGACGCAACTAGGACAACTGGACGAGGCGGCGTTGGCCGCCGCAGAGCTTTGTGTGCACCGTCGCGCTCTGCAGCGAGGGCAGGTGTTGTTCAACGAGGGCGACATCGGGTCTTCGATGTACGTTCTGCTCTCGGGGCGCATCGAACTGCAGGTGTCGTCGGCCGCCGGTCATGTCTTGACACTCCACGTGGTTCAGCCAGGGGAGATCTTCGGCGAGGTTGCCCTGGTGGTGGACGAGCACAGGCGCACCAGCAGGGGCAAGGCACTCGAGAACTCGGTCGTGGGTGTGCTGGCCAGGTCCGATTTCGAGCGGCTACGGATCGCCTACGCCTGCTTCGATCGGCTTCTGGTATCGGTGCTGGCCAGGCGGGTTCAACGCACCACCGTCCAGGCGCTCGAGTTGAAGCTGCCACCCGAGACCAGGGTGTGGCGTCGCATGGCTGCGCTGGCGCTGGCCTACGGCGATCAGCCGATAGGCCTGACGCAGTCTGCGCTGGCCGAGCTGGCGGGCACCGTGCGTCAGACGGCCAACAGGGTTATTCGAGAAGGCGCCGAGGCGGGGGTGCTGGTCACAGGCCGAGGAAGCCTGCAGATCATCGACCCGAAGCGGCTGGCCGAGCTGGCCGAGTCGGCTGGCTAG